From the genome of Anopheles merus strain MAF unplaced genomic scaffold, AmerM5.1 LNR4000097, whole genome shotgun sequence, one region includes:
- the LOC121601476 gene encoding zinc finger protein 615-like: MVHTLREITNICRLCLCEELDILVPAKNVFDSLLTSEDVERFTSIQILADDNVPYVICTDCRNGLRKSAAFRKSCVRNDRIYQQMFSQFIAETRHETDRKLLPAIVHRKSEDDFDECEHEFLNEIENVNCDDNGLILASTEQYISCDEELIELDNRHDASDTVLVTPAAVNVRAGRSKKLIRPKANKAGKRSKTLRLTKQADTPKAYSQEQSFVLDWPYLTKQLCDLCGQMVTNLKRHLLSHTKEAMYACPHCSMKMTDGSNLVRHINAVHMKTIVKTCDACGQGFTHYNTYNSHMRTKHGIGEKFKCKLCPKIFNHKGSLREHISRMHTYESKYECKLCSKRFKTRRALNIHGRVHSDNQPYACSYCPKRFKSGYARNTHQLTHTGITFSCELCRKSYRYKSLLNIHMRKHHPEAVIKSENADEGGGVDEGIV, encoded by the exons ATGGTGCACACTTTACGTGAAATAACTAACATTTGTCGGCTTTGTTTGTGCGAAGAGCTGGACATCCTAGTTCCTGCCAAGAATGTATTTGATTCTTTGCTTACCTCTGAGGATGTGGAACGTTTTACCAGTATACAG ATCCTGGCCGATGACAACGTACCTTACGTGATCTGCACCGACTGTAGAAATGGTTTAAGAAAATCAGCTGCCTTTCGGAAGTCTTGCGTACGCAACGATCGAATCTATCAGCAAATGTTCTCACAATTCATAGCCGAGACTAGGCACGAAACGGATCGAAAGCTACTTCCTGCCATTGTTCACCGCAAATCGGAAGATGATTTCGACGAATGCGAGCATGAATTTCtcaatgaaattgaaaatgtaaACTGCGATGATAATGGTTTAATTCTTGCCAGCACTGAGCAGTACATTTCTTGCGATGAAGAGCTGATTGAGTTGGACAATCGTCACGATGCTAGTGATACCGTTCTAGTGACACCGGCGGCCGTAAACGTTCGTGCCGGTAGAAGCAAAAAGCTCATACGCccgaaagcaaacaaagccgGCAAAAGGTCCAAGACGCTACGGCTAACGAAGCAGGCTGATACTCCCAAAGCATATTCACAAGAACAATCTTTCGTTCTGGATTGGCCATATTTGACGAAACAGCTTTGCGACCTCTGTGGCCAGATGGTTACCAACTTAAAGCGCCACTTGCTGAGCCACACCAAAGAAGCGATGTACGCCTGTCCACACTGCTCCATGAAAATGACTGATGGCTCCAATCTCGTGCGGCACATCAATGCGGTGCACATGAAAACGATCGTCAAGACGTGCGATGCATGCGGCCAAGGGTTTACGCATTACAACACCTACAACTCGCACATG CGCACCAAACACGGTATCGGGGAGAAATTTAAGTGCAAACTTTGCCCTAAAATATTCAATCACAAGGGCAGCTTAAGGGAGCACATCAGCCGAATGCACACCTATGAAAGTAAATACGAGTGCAAGCTGTGCAGCAAACGGTTTAAGACCAG ACGGGCGTTGAACATACACGGCAGGGTACACTCGGACAATCAGCCGTACGCATGCAGCTACTGCCCGAAACGGTTCAAGAGTGGGTACGCTCGCAATACGCATCAGCTCACGCACACCGGTATCACGTTTTCCTGCGAGCTTTGTCGAAAGTCCTATCGGTACAAATCCTTGCTCAATATACACATGCGAAAACACCACCCGGAGGCAGTGATCAAATCGGAAAATGCAGACGAAGGTGGTGGTGTAGATGAAGGAATTGTATAG